One segment of Mycolicibacterium baixiangningiae DNA contains the following:
- a CDS encoding Rossmann-like and DUF2520 domain-containing protein — protein MEQPPAPTWDPPDGLRPARLSVGVISAGRVGTALGVALERAGHVVVACSAISAASRQRAERRLPDSAVLPIHDVAGRAELLLLAVPDSELAAVVSGLAATGAVRPGTIVAHTSGANGVGILAPLSEQGCIPLAVHPAMTFTGGDEDIARLSDACFGVTAADDIGYAIAQSLVLEIGGEPFRVREDARALYHAALAHAGNHVITVLLDAVEALRSALWGQELLGQEMVGDAPGGIAERVIAPLARASLENALQRGQAALTGPVARGDAPAVSAHLRALAEVNPQLAEAYRTNSLRTAQRAHASDDVFAALAAQS, from the coding sequence ATGGAGCAGCCCCCTGCGCCGACGTGGGATCCGCCCGACGGACTGCGCCCGGCCCGGCTGTCAGTCGGCGTCATCTCCGCCGGCCGCGTCGGCACCGCACTGGGCGTCGCACTCGAACGCGCCGGACACGTCGTGGTCGCATGCAGTGCCATCTCCGCGGCGTCGCGCCAACGCGCCGAGCGCAGACTGCCCGACAGTGCGGTCCTGCCCATCCACGATGTGGCCGGCCGCGCCGAGTTGCTGTTGCTCGCCGTTCCGGATTCCGAATTGGCCGCCGTGGTCTCCGGTCTGGCGGCCACCGGTGCGGTCCGTCCGGGCACCATCGTCGCCCACACCTCCGGCGCCAACGGTGTCGGCATCCTCGCGCCGTTGAGCGAACAGGGGTGCATTCCGCTGGCGGTCCATCCGGCCATGACCTTCACCGGCGGGGACGAGGACATCGCCCGGCTGTCCGACGCCTGCTTCGGCGTCACCGCCGCCGACGACATCGGCTACGCGATCGCCCAGTCGCTGGTGCTGGAGATCGGCGGTGAACCGTTCCGGGTCAGAGAAGACGCTCGCGCGCTGTACCACGCGGCGCTGGCGCATGCAGGTAATCACGTCATCACCGTTCTCCTCGACGCGGTCGAGGCATTGCGGTCCGCACTGTGGGGGCAGGAACTCTTGGGTCAGGAAATGGTCGGGGACGCACCGGGTGGAATCGCCGAGCGGGTGATCGCCCCGCTGGCCCGGGCGTCGTTGGAGAACGCACTGCAGCGCGGGCAAGCCGCCCTGACGGGTCCGGTGGCACGTGGCGACGCGCCGGCGGTCAGCGCGCACCTGCGCGCGCTCGCCGAGGTGAACCCCCAACTGGCAGAGGCATATCGGACCAACTCACTGCGCACCGCCCAACGGGCGCACGCCTCCGACGACGTCTTCGCGGCTTTGGCGGCGCAGTCGTGA
- a CDS encoding DUF6779 domain-containing protein, whose translation MTVLPRGPRARRGNRRPGWMLLTVLLVLAILASSALVFTNRVELLKLAVILALWAAVAAAFVSVIYRRQSDHDQAKARDLKLVYDLQLDREISARREYELTVESQLRRELASELQAQAADEVSALRAELAALRTNLEILFDTDLAHRPALEHDRTTVRAYRDWAPDSETTGRVSSSRLDAMLREADVDQSESRTEESPIIDVPAEPQPPEPDWVPPPGFGGAHRRPSEAEPPEDERRGRRRRAEEPVPQEETPAWVAPAPAQGPPPAPEPEPEPEPEPEPEPEPEPEPEPEQAPESEADTEPGMAAQQAPIPWQRPAPAPAPAPKPAPAPAPAPEPLPPQTPSQPQEQEPAPVGGWRPAPAEGQWIPAGAPGSHWTTPVAEEQSSDYVGRRRAQEPAMTTPPPPEPRRGKHSAGADAVEPAPPPAPAAEPAAPPAPEPQPGPPEESAEEAHARRRRSFEDTGGQSVAELLARLQANPTTGGGRRRREP comes from the coding sequence ATGACTGTCCTGCCCCGCGGACCGCGCGCCCGGCGCGGCAATCGCAGGCCGGGCTGGATGCTGCTGACAGTGTTGCTGGTCCTGGCGATCCTGGCAAGTTCTGCGCTGGTGTTCACCAACCGGGTGGAGTTGCTCAAACTCGCCGTCATCCTGGCGTTGTGGGCTGCGGTGGCCGCCGCGTTCGTCTCGGTGATCTATCGCCGGCAAAGTGATCACGACCAGGCGAAGGCGCGCGATCTCAAGCTCGTCTACGACCTTCAGCTGGACCGGGAGATCTCGGCGCGCCGCGAATACGAGCTGACCGTCGAGTCACAGCTGCGCCGCGAGCTCGCCTCCGAACTGCAGGCCCAGGCCGCTGACGAGGTGTCCGCACTGCGTGCCGAGCTCGCCGCGCTGAGAACGAATCTCGAGATCCTGTTCGACACCGATCTGGCGCACAGGCCTGCCCTCGAGCACGACCGCACCACCGTGCGCGCCTACCGTGACTGGGCGCCCGACTCCGAGACCACCGGCCGCGTGAGCAGCAGCCGACTCGACGCGATGCTGCGTGAAGCCGATGTCGACCAGAGCGAGTCGCGCACCGAGGAAAGCCCGATCATCGACGTGCCCGCCGAACCGCAACCGCCTGAACCGGATTGGGTGCCACCGCCCGGGTTCGGCGGTGCGCACCGGCGTCCGTCGGAAGCTGAGCCGCCCGAAGACGAACGACGCGGCAGGCGACGTCGTGCGGAGGAGCCGGTTCCTCAGGAGGAGACCCCGGCCTGGGTGGCGCCCGCGCCGGCGCAGGGCCCACCCCCGGCTCCAGAACCAGAACCAGAACCGGAGCCAGAACCGGAGCCAGAACCGGAGCCAGAGCCAGAGCCAGAGCCAGAGCAGGCACCGGAATCGGAGGCGGACACCGAACCCGGGATGGCGGCGCAGCAGGCGCCGATTCCGTGGCAGCGTCCCGCACCCGCACCCGCACCCGCACCGAAACCGGCGCCCGCACCTGCACCGGCGCCCGAGCCCTTGCCACCGCAGACTCCATCTCAACCGCAGGAGCAGGAGCCGGCCCCGGTCGGAGGCTGGCGACCCGCACCCGCCGAGGGCCAGTGGATCCCGGCCGGAGCCCCTGGAAGCCACTGGACGACCCCGGTGGCAGAGGAGCAGTCATCGGATTACGTCGGACGTCGACGGGCCCAGGAACCGGCGATGACCACACCGCCGCCCCCCGAACCGCGCCGCGGTAAGCACTCGGCAGGCGCGGACGCCGTGGAACCTGCCCCGCCTCCGGCACCGGCCGCCGAGCCGGCCGCCCCGCCGGCACCCGAGCCGCAGCCGGGCCCCCCGGAGGAGTCCGCCGAAGAGGCGCACGCGCGGCGGCGCCGCAGCTTCGAGGACACCGGCGGGCAATCCGTCGCCGAACTGCTGGCCCGGCTGCAGGCCAACCCCACCACGGGCGGCGGTCGTCGGCGCCGCGAGCCGTGA
- a CDS encoding DUF3180 domain-containing protein encodes MGPTRKRDLAAAALLAGIFGYVAALLAYPQMFPPITLWTGLSLLGVAVAIAAWGVNVRTKIRDGEIGDGPGRLHPLAVARSVVIAKASAWVGAPVLGWWAGILVQLLPQRGALRAAGEDTAGVVVAALSALALMVAGLWLQHCCKSPPEPPEDPDPASD; translated from the coding sequence ATGGGCCCGACCCGTAAACGCGACCTCGCGGCCGCGGCGCTCCTGGCAGGCATCTTCGGATACGTCGCGGCGCTGCTGGCCTATCCGCAGATGTTCCCGCCGATCACGCTGTGGACCGGGTTGTCCCTGCTCGGCGTCGCCGTCGCGATCGCGGCGTGGGGCGTCAACGTGCGCACCAAGATCCGCGACGGTGAGATCGGTGACGGTCCGGGCCGCCTGCACCCTCTCGCAGTTGCCCGCTCGGTGGTGATCGCGAAAGCGTCGGCATGGGTGGGGGCCCCGGTGTTGGGCTGGTGGGCGGGAATCCTCGTACAGCTGCTGCCGCAGCGCGGTGCGTTGCGGGCGGCCGGTGAGGACACCGCCGGCGTGGTGGTAGCGGCGCTCAGCGCGCTTGCGCTCATGGTTGCCGGTCTGTGGCTTCAGCATTGCTGCAAGTCGCCGCCCGAGCCGCCCGAAGACCCCGACCCGGCGTCGGACTGA
- the folK gene encoding 2-amino-4-hydroxy-6-hydroxymethyldihydropteridine diphosphokinase, protein MTRVVLSIGSNVGDRLARLQSVVDGLGGAVRAVSPVYETAAWGGVEQGPFLNAVLIADDADLDCHGWLRCGQALEQAADRIRGQRWGPRTLDVDIITCHDGDDEILSATAELTLPHPYAHLRAFVLTPWLAADPDATLTVAGTRRPVSLWLEELDPAERASVRLTDLALRTEIAAD, encoded by the coding sequence ATGACGAGAGTCGTGCTGTCCATCGGCTCGAATGTGGGTGACCGCCTGGCACGGTTGCAATCCGTGGTCGACGGCCTCGGTGGCGCCGTACGCGCGGTGTCACCCGTCTACGAGACCGCGGCGTGGGGTGGTGTCGAACAGGGTCCGTTCCTCAACGCGGTGCTCATCGCCGATGATGCCGACCTGGACTGCCACGGCTGGCTGCGTTGCGGGCAGGCGTTGGAGCAGGCCGCCGACCGCATCCGCGGGCAGCGCTGGGGGCCCCGCACCCTCGACGTCGACATCATCACCTGCCACGACGGTGACGACGAGATACTCTCTGCGACAGCGGAACTCACGTTGCCGCATCCATACGCGCATCTACGGGCGTTCGTTCTGACGCCGTGGCTGGCGGCCGATCCGGACGCCACGCTGACGGTGGCGGGCACGAGGCGTCCGGTGTCGCTGTGGCTGGAGGAACTCGATCCCGCCGAGCGCGCGAGCGTCCGGCTGACCGACCTGGCCCTGCGCACGGAGATAGCGGCGGACTGA
- the folB gene encoding dihydroneopterin aldolase, producing MTDRIELRGLSVRGNHGVFDHERRDGQDFVIDLTVWLDLTAAAASDDLADTVDYGGLAQRAHDIVAGPPRDLIETVAAEIAEDVMNDDRIEAVEVVVHKPQAPIPLTFSDVAVVAHRSRTREERR from the coding sequence GTGACTGACCGTATCGAACTGCGCGGGTTGAGCGTTCGCGGCAACCACGGAGTCTTCGACCACGAGCGTCGCGACGGCCAGGACTTCGTTATCGACCTGACGGTGTGGCTGGACCTGACCGCCGCGGCGGCCAGCGACGACCTCGCCGACACCGTCGACTACGGCGGTCTGGCACAACGGGCGCACGACATCGTGGCGGGCCCACCCCGGGATCTGATCGAGACCGTCGCGGCGGAGATCGCCGAGGACGTGATGAACGACGACCGCATCGAGGCCGTCGAGGTGGTCGTGCACAAACCACAAGCGCCGATCCCGTTGACCTTCTCCGACGTCGCAGTGGTGGCGCACAGGTCCCGCACGCGTGAGGAGCGCAGATGA
- the folP gene encoding dihydropteroate synthase, whose protein sequence is MGVVNVTDDSFSDGGLFLDAGHAVAHGMALAAEGAAIIDVGGESTRPGASRVDPDVETARVVPVVEALAAGGITVSIDTMHARVAEAALEHGAAIVNDVSGGRADPDMARVVAEAGVPWILMHWRSVDADDPHRVPSYGDVVSEVRAELLTSVDAAVAAGVEPRNLIIDPGLGFAKTGQHNWALLHALHELVSTEIPVLVGASRKRFLGALLADAYGAVRPPDGRETATAVISALAAMHGAWGVRVHDVRATVDALRVLEAWEGGGSD, encoded by the coding sequence ATGGGGGTCGTCAACGTCACCGACGACTCGTTCTCAGACGGAGGCTTGTTCCTCGATGCGGGCCACGCCGTCGCACACGGGATGGCGCTGGCCGCCGAGGGTGCGGCGATCATCGACGTCGGCGGCGAATCGACGCGGCCTGGTGCCAGCAGGGTCGATCCGGACGTCGAGACCGCTCGGGTCGTGCCGGTGGTCGAAGCGCTCGCGGCAGGCGGCATCACGGTGAGCATCGACACGATGCACGCCCGGGTGGCCGAGGCCGCTCTGGAACACGGCGCCGCGATCGTCAACGACGTGTCCGGCGGCCGCGCCGATCCGGACATGGCGCGGGTGGTCGCCGAAGCCGGGGTGCCGTGGATCCTGATGCACTGGCGTTCGGTCGACGCCGACGACCCGCACCGGGTGCCGTCCTACGGCGATGTGGTCAGCGAGGTGCGCGCGGAGCTGCTCACCAGTGTGGACGCCGCGGTCGCGGCGGGCGTGGAGCCACGGAACCTGATCATCGACCCGGGCCTCGGATTCGCCAAGACCGGACAACACAATTGGGCGCTGCTGCACGCGCTCCACGAGCTGGTGTCCACGGAGATACCGGTGCTGGTCGGAGCGTCCCGCAAACGGTTCCTCGGTGCCCTGCTCGCCGACGCCTACGGGGCGGTGCGCCCGCCCGACGGCCGGGAGACCGCGACGGCGGTCATCTCTGCGCTGGCCGCGATGCACGGAGCGTGGGGCGTGCGGGTGCACGACGTCCGTGCCACCGTGGACGCGCTGAGAGTGCTGGAGGCCTGGGAGGGCGGTGGGAGTGACTGA
- the folE gene encoding GTP cyclohydrolase I FolE, producing the protein MTRSHNSATVSIAGFDQQRAEAAVRELLIAVGEDPDRHGLIDTPARVARAYQEMFAGLYVNPDDVLNTTFDEQHDEMVLVKDIPMYSTCEHHLVAFHGVAHVGYIPGEDGRITGLSKLARVVDLYAKRPQVQERLTGQVADALMRKLDPRGVIVVVEAEHLCMAMRGIRKPGATTTTSAVRGQFKTDKASRSEALDLILRK; encoded by the coding sequence ATGACGCGGTCGCACAACTCGGCCACGGTGAGCATCGCGGGGTTTGATCAGCAGCGCGCCGAGGCAGCGGTGCGCGAACTGCTGATCGCGGTCGGGGAGGATCCCGACCGGCATGGACTCATCGACACGCCGGCTCGGGTGGCGCGTGCGTACCAGGAGATGTTCGCGGGCCTCTACGTCAACCCCGACGACGTCCTCAACACCACTTTCGACGAGCAGCACGACGAAATGGTGCTGGTCAAGGACATCCCGATGTACTCCACATGTGAACACCACCTGGTGGCGTTCCACGGCGTCGCACACGTCGGATACATCCCGGGCGAGGACGGCCGGATCACCGGGCTCTCGAAGCTCGCCCGGGTGGTCGACCTGTACGCGAAGCGCCCGCAGGTGCAGGAGCGGCTCACCGGTCAGGTCGCCGATGCGCTGATGCGCAAGCTCGACCCCCGCGGGGTGATCGTGGTGGTCGAGGCCGAGCACCTCTGCATGGCGATGCGCGGCATCCGGAAACCCGGCGCAACCACCACCACCTCCGCGGTCCGCGGCCAGTTCAAGACAGACAAGGCTTCGCGGTCCGAGGCACTGGACCTGATCTTGCGGAAGTGA
- the ftsH gene encoding ATP-dependent zinc metalloprotease FtsH — protein MNRKNVIRTLIVIAVVLLLGWSFFYFSDDTRGYKPVDTSVAIAQINADNVNSAQIDDREQQLRLELKSGNGDTEDSDKILTKYPTGYAVTLFEALQNKNAKVNTVVNQGSVLGSLLIYMLPLLLLVALFVFFSRMQTGGRMGFGFGKSKAKQLSKDMPKTTFADVAGADEAVEELYEIKDFLQNPSRYQALGAKIPKGVLLYGPPGTGKTLLARAVAGEAGVPFFTISGSDFVEMFVGVGASRVRDMFEQAKQNSPSIIFVDEIDAVGRQRGAGMGGGHDEREQTLNQLLVEMDGFGDRQGVILIAATNRPDILDPALLRPGRFDRQIPVTSPDLAGRRAVLKVHSQGKPMAGDADLDGLAKRTVGMSGADLANVINEAALLTARENGTVITGLALEEAVDRVVGGPRRKSRIISEHEKKITAYHEGGHTLAAWAMPDIEPIYKVTILARGRTGGHAVAVPEDDKGLMTRSEMISRLVFAMGGRAAEELVFREPTTGAVSDIQQATKIARAMVTEYGMSSKLGAVRYGTEHGDPFLGRTMGTSSDYSHEVAQIIDDEVRKLIEAAHTEAWEILTEYRDILDTLAGELLEKETLHRVELQAIFGDVKKRPRLTMFDDFGGRVPSDKPPIKTPGELAIERGEEWPQAKPEPAFKAAIAAASKAAEEAARKNGSNGSNGSNGAPNGATQPDYGAPAGWHAPGWPPPQGSGQQGPGQQGGYWYPPPPPNPSGWREPHRQQPYPPYQSYPQPGQQPQGGNPPREPQQEQGRDGDRPGDRSNPPAQN, from the coding sequence ATGAACCGGAAAAATGTGATCCGCACGCTGATCGTGATCGCGGTCGTGCTGTTGCTGGGTTGGTCGTTCTTTTACTTCAGTGACGACACCCGCGGGTACAAACCCGTCGACACCTCCGTGGCGATCGCGCAGATCAACGCCGACAACGTCAACAGCGCCCAGATCGACGACCGCGAACAGCAGCTGCGCCTCGAGCTGAAGAGTGGCAACGGCGACACCGAGGACAGCGACAAGATCCTCACCAAGTACCCGACCGGGTACGCGGTCACCCTGTTCGAGGCGTTGCAGAACAAGAACGCCAAGGTCAACACGGTCGTCAACCAGGGCAGTGTGCTGGGTTCGCTCCTGATCTACATGCTCCCGCTGCTCCTGCTCGTGGCGCTGTTCGTCTTCTTCTCGCGGATGCAGACCGGCGGCCGGATGGGCTTCGGCTTCGGCAAGTCGAAGGCCAAACAACTCAGCAAGGACATGCCCAAGACCACGTTCGCCGACGTCGCAGGTGCAGACGAAGCGGTCGAAGAGCTGTACGAGATCAAGGACTTCCTGCAGAACCCGAGTCGCTACCAGGCGCTGGGCGCGAAGATCCCCAAGGGCGTGCTGCTCTACGGTCCGCCCGGCACCGGCAAGACGCTGCTCGCCCGCGCCGTCGCCGGTGAGGCCGGGGTGCCGTTCTTCACCATCTCCGGTTCGGACTTCGTCGAGATGTTCGTCGGCGTCGGCGCCTCTCGCGTGCGCGACATGTTCGAGCAGGCCAAACAGAACAGCCCGAGCATCATCTTCGTCGACGAGATCGACGCCGTCGGCCGCCAGCGCGGCGCGGGTATGGGTGGCGGACACGATGAGCGCGAGCAGACGCTCAACCAGCTGCTCGTCGAGATGGACGGCTTCGGCGACCGCCAGGGCGTCATCCTCATCGCGGCCACCAACCGACCCGACATCCTCGACCCGGCGCTGCTGCGGCCGGGCCGGTTCGACCGTCAGATCCCCGTCACCAGCCCCGACCTCGCCGGCCGTCGCGCCGTGCTGAAGGTGCACTCGCAGGGCAAGCCGATGGCCGGCGACGCCGACCTCGACGGCCTGGCCAAGCGCACCGTCGGTATGTCCGGCGCAGACCTCGCCAACGTCATCAACGAGGCCGCGCTGCTCACCGCACGCGAGAACGGCACCGTCATCACAGGTCTGGCGCTCGAGGAAGCCGTCGACCGGGTGGTCGGCGGACCCCGCCGCAAGAGCCGCATCATCAGCGAGCACGAGAAGAAGATCACCGCCTACCACGAGGGCGGTCACACCCTGGCGGCCTGGGCGATGCCCGACATCGAGCCCATCTACAAGGTGACGATCCTCGCCCGCGGCCGCACCGGCGGCCACGCGGTCGCCGTTCCCGAGGACGACAAGGGCCTCATGACCCGGTCGGAGATGATCTCCCGGCTGGTGTTCGCCATGGGTGGCCGCGCCGCAGAGGAACTCGTGTTCCGCGAGCCCACCACCGGCGCGGTGTCCGACATCCAGCAGGCCACCAAGATCGCCAGGGCGATGGTCACCGAGTACGGCATGAGCAGCAAGCTGGGTGCCGTGCGGTACGGCACCGAGCACGGCGACCCGTTCCTCGGCCGCACCATGGGCACCTCGTCGGACTACAGCCACGAGGTCGCGCAGATCATCGACGACGAGGTCCGCAAGCTCATCGAGGCCGCCCACACCGAAGCGTGGGAGATCCTCACCGAGTACCGCGACATCCTCGACACCCTGGCCGGTGAACTCCTGGAGAAGGAGACCCTGCACCGCGTCGAGCTCCAAGCCATCTTCGGTGATGTGAAGAAGCGGCCGCGCCTGACGATGTTCGACGACTTCGGTGGCCGCGTGCCGTCGGACAAGCCGCCGATCAAGACCCCCGGCGAGCTGGCCATCGAACGCGGTGAGGAATGGCCGCAAGCCAAGCCGGAACCCGCGTTCAAGGCCGCGATCGCCGCGGCCAGCAAGGCCGCCGAGGAAGCCGCCCGCAAGAACGGGTCCAACGGATCCAACGGCAGCAACGGAGCGCCCAACGGTGCGACGCAGCCCGACTACGGTGCCCCCGCCGGCTGGCACGCTCCGGGCTGGCCGCCCCCGCAGGGTTCGGGCCAGCAGGGTCCGGGTCAGCAGGGCGGGTACTGGTATCCGCCGCCGCCGCCGAACCCGTCGGGCTGGCGCGAACCGCATCGGCAGCAGCCGTATCCGCCGTACCAGTCCTACCCGCAGCCCGGTCAGCAGCCTCAGGGTGGCAACCCCCCGCGCGAACCCCAGCAGGAGCAGGGGCGCGACGGCGACCGTCCAGGGGACCGTTCCAACCCGCCTGCGCAGAACTGA
- a CDS encoding alpha/beta fold hydrolase: MITPTERSVDTNGVRLHIVEAGERGAPVVVLAHGFPELAYSWRHQIPVLADAGYHVIAPDQRGYGASSRPEAVNDYDIVALAGDLAGLLDDVGAQRAVMVGHDWGSPVVTNFALLHPDRIAALVNLSVPPVPRAKNPPTQMWRKTFGEHFFYILYFQEPGVADADLGHNPRESLQRMVALEGFTAPATELVDKPLPPLPEWMAQEEFDHYAEVFTRTGFTGGLNWYRNFDRNWELTATTPAATITVPTLFIAGSADPVLAFTPRHRVTDLVTGEYREVLLDGAGHWLQQERPDEVNALLLEHLSGLELV, translated from the coding sequence GTGATCACCCCGACCGAACGGTCAGTTGACACCAACGGCGTACGCCTGCACATCGTGGAGGCCGGTGAACGCGGAGCGCCCGTCGTCGTCCTCGCGCACGGCTTCCCGGAGCTCGCGTACTCGTGGCGCCATCAGATCCCAGTCCTCGCCGACGCCGGCTACCACGTGATCGCGCCCGATCAGCGTGGCTACGGCGCCTCGTCACGCCCCGAGGCCGTGAACGACTACGACATCGTCGCGCTGGCCGGAGACCTCGCCGGACTGCTCGACGACGTCGGCGCACAACGCGCGGTGATGGTCGGACACGACTGGGGATCGCCGGTGGTCACCAACTTCGCGCTGCTGCATCCCGACCGGATCGCGGCGCTTGTGAACCTCAGCGTGCCGCCGGTGCCGCGCGCCAAGAACCCGCCGACGCAGATGTGGCGCAAGACCTTCGGTGAGCACTTCTTCTACATCCTGTATTTCCAGGAGCCCGGGGTCGCCGACGCCGACCTCGGCCACAACCCGCGGGAGTCTCTGCAGCGCATGGTGGCGCTGGAGGGGTTCACCGCCCCGGCCACCGAACTCGTGGACAAACCGCTTCCGCCGCTGCCGGAGTGGATGGCCCAGGAGGAGTTCGACCACTACGCCGAGGTGTTCACCCGCACCGGCTTCACCGGCGGACTGAACTGGTACCGCAACTTCGACCGGAACTGGGAACTGACCGCCACCACACCGGCGGCCACCATCACCGTGCCGACGCTGTTCATCGCGGGCAGCGCGGACCCGGTCCTCGCTTTCACCCCGCGCCACCGGGTGACCGATCTGGTGACCGGGGAGTACCGCGAGGTGCTGCTCGACGGCGCCGGCCACTGGCTACAGCAGGAACGCCCCGACGAGGTCAACGCCCTGCTGCTGGAGCACCTGTCCGGATTGGAGCTGGTATGA
- a CDS encoding LLM class flavin-dependent oxidoreductase, whose translation MTRKPLDFGVFITPFHPVGQSPTVALEYDLERVVRLDRLGFDEAWFGEHHSGGYELISCPEVFIATAAERTRHIRLGTGVVSLPYHHPLMVADRWVLLDHLTRGRVMFGTGPGALPSDAYMMGLDPVEQRRMMQESLEAILALFRAEPDERITRETDWFTLRDAQLHIRPYTWPYPEISTAAMISPSGPRLAGALGTSLLSLSMSVPGGFAALESTWQVVVDQAAKSGRPEPDRGDWRVLSIMHLADTREQAIDDCTYGLADFANYFGAAGFVPLSNSVEGERSPREFVSEYAAQGNCCISTPDDAIAYIEDLLEKSGGFGTLLLLGHDWASPEATYHSYDLFARKVMPHFKGQLTAPRASHDWAKGMRDQLLGRAGDAIVKAITEHTDELKTDTR comes from the coding sequence ATGACCCGCAAACCGCTGGACTTCGGCGTGTTCATCACCCCGTTCCATCCCGTCGGCCAATCCCCTACCGTCGCACTGGAATACGACCTGGAACGCGTGGTGCGGCTGGATCGGCTCGGATTCGACGAGGCGTGGTTCGGCGAGCACCACTCGGGCGGTTACGAACTCATCTCCTGCCCCGAGGTGTTCATCGCCACGGCCGCGGAGCGCACCAGGCACATCCGCCTCGGCACCGGGGTGGTGTCGCTGCCATACCACCATCCGCTGATGGTGGCGGATCGCTGGGTGCTGCTGGACCACCTGACCCGGGGACGGGTCATGTTCGGCACCGGTCCGGGCGCACTGCCGTCGGACGCCTACATGATGGGCCTCGACCCGGTCGAGCAGCGCCGGATGATGCAGGAGTCGCTCGAGGCGATCCTCGCGCTGTTCCGCGCGGAGCCGGACGAACGCATCACCCGCGAGACCGACTGGTTCACGCTGCGCGACGCGCAACTGCACATCCGGCCCTACACCTGGCCGTATCCGGAGATCTCCACCGCGGCAATGATATCCCCGTCCGGGCCGCGACTGGCCGGTGCGCTGGGCACATCGCTGCTGTCACTGTCGATGTCGGTGCCCGGCGGGTTCGCCGCACTGGAGTCGACGTGGCAGGTCGTCGTCGACCAGGCCGCCAAATCCGGCCGTCCCGAACCGGACCGGGGCGACTGGCGGGTCCTGTCGATCATGCACCTCGCCGACACCCGCGAGCAGGCCATCGACGACTGCACCTACGGGTTGGCCGATTTCGCGAACTACTTCGGTGCCGCGGGGTTCGTGCCGCTGTCCAACAGCGTCGAGGGTGAACGCTCCCCTCGCGAGTTCGTCAGCGAATACGCCGCGCAGGGCAACTGCTGTATCAGCACACCGGACGACGCCATCGCCTACATCGAGGATCTGCTGGAGAAGTCCGGCGGCTTCGGGACACTGCTGCTACTCGGCCACGACTGGGCCTCACCGGAAGCCACCTACCACTCCTACGACCTGTTCGCGCGAAAGGTGATGCCGCACTTCAAGGGACAGCTGACCGCGCCGCGCGCCTCGCACGACTGGGCCAAGGGTATGCGGGACCAGTTGCTCGGCCGGGCAGGCGACGCGATCGTCAAGGCGATCACCGAGCACACCGACGAGTTGAAGACGGATACCCGGTAG